From a single Osmerus eperlanus chromosome 8, fOsmEpe2.1, whole genome shotgun sequence genomic region:
- the opn8a gene encoding opsin 8, group member a, whose amino-acid sequence MENKYTSKLAPAVDFGAGMFLVVVAILSILGNAAVLVTSVRRQTLLKAPELLTVNLAVTDIGMALSMYPLSIASAFNHAWIGGDSSCLYYGLMGMIFSVASIMTLAVMGFIRYLVTGSTPKTGNKFQRRTITVVIGAIWLYAALWAVFPLIGWGGYGPEPFGLACSVDWAGYQQSMNRSTFIMSLAVLCTFIPCLVILFSYLGIAWKLHKAYQAIQNSDLNYGNIERKITLMAVLISSGFIVSWAPYVTVSLWSIFHTPGSNSVTPIVSLLPCLFAKFATAYNPFIYYIFRRSFRQEVRQFCGLLCPCSPRPSHGERDESLPGNSPDRRRNLRKDTTVTSLVQEARSAATERQSENEMMSAF is encoded by the exons CGATTCTGTCTATCCTGGGAAACGCCGCGGTGTTAGTCACGTCTGTCCGTCGCCAGACCCTCCTGAAGGCCCCGGAACTGCTGACGGTGAACCTGGCTGTGACGGACATCGGCATGGCCCTCAGCATGTACCCTCTGTCCATCGCCTCTGCTTTCAACCATGCATGGATCGGAGGGGATTCCTCCTGTCTTTACTATGGTCTGATGGGAATGATCTTCAGTGTGGCCAGCATCATGACCCTGGCTGTAATGGGATTCATCAGGTACCTGGTGACAGGAAGTACGCCCAAAACAG GTAACAAGTTCCAACGACGGACCATCACCGTGGTCATCGGTGCGATCTGGCTGTATGCGGCCCTTTGGGCTGTGttccctctgattggctggggcGGCTATGGGCCAGAGCCGTTTGGACTGGCCTGTTCTGTGGACTGGGCTGGTTATCAGCAGTCTATGAACCGTTCCACCTTCATAATGTCGCTGGCCGTGCTGTGCACCTTCATCCCCTGCCTGGTCATCCTATTCTCCTACTTGGGGATCGCGTGGAAGCTCCACAAGGCGTACCAAGCCATTCAAAACAGCGACTTGAACTACGGCAACATAGAGAGGAAGATTACTCTG atgGCAGTGTTGATCAGCTCGGGATTCATAGTATCCTGGGCCCCCTATGTGACCGTCAGCCTGTGGAGTATATTCCACACACCAGGAAGTAACAGCGTGACGCCCATAGTGAGCCTGCTACCCTGCCTCTTCGCCAAATTCGCCACCGCGTACAACCCTTTCATCTACTACATCTTCCGGCGTTCCTTCAGGCAGGAGGTCCGTCAGTTCTGCGGGCTGCTGTGCCCCTGCTCTCCCCGGCCCTCTCATGGAGAGAGGGACGAGTCCCTGCCGGGGAACAGCCCGGACCGACGCAGGAACCTGCGGAAGGACACAACCGTCACCTCCCTAGTACAGGAGGCGAGAAGCGCAGCCACGGAGAGACAATCTGAGAATGAGATGATGAGCGCGTTTTAA